The following proteins are encoded in a genomic region of Pirellulales bacterium:
- a CDS encoding recombinase family protein gives MQTDKKTAVYVRVSSHSQNTRSQDADLRRYVDAYDVDAVWYVDKATGTNMDRPEWNRLWADVLAGKIDRIIVWRVDRLGRTVSGLAQLYDELIRRKVTLTSIKESFDLLTKEGRLTATILTGVAAYETEVRRERQTAGISAALAAGKSWGGRKAGHRNKSVLAKARAIRKLHHAGESIAAIARTCQVSRPTVYDILSS, from the coding sequence ATGCAAACCGACAAGAAAACCGCCGTGTACGTCCGGGTGTCCAGCCATAGCCAAAACACCCGTAGCCAAGATGCTGATTTGAGGCGGTACGTCGATGCTTACGACGTTGATGCTGTTTGGTATGTCGATAAGGCAACTGGCACTAACATGGATCGGCCCGAATGGAATCGACTATGGGCCGACGTGTTGGCCGGCAAGATTGATCGGATTATTGTTTGGCGGGTAGACCGCCTTGGCAGAACTGTTAGCGGGCTTGCTCAATTGTATGATGAGTTGATCCGTCGCAAGGTAACGCTGACAAGCATTAAAGAATCGTTCGATTTGTTGACTAAAGAGGGACGATTGACCGCTACCATCTTAACGGGCGTAGCTGCATACGAAACTGAGGTTAGACGCGAGCGGCAAACCGCTGGTATTTCTGCTGCATTAGCAGCCGGCAAATCTTGGGGCGGTCGCAAAGCTGGCCATCGTAATAAGTCTGTGCTGGCCAAAGCAAGAGCCATCCGCAAGCTACATCACGCGGGCGAATCCATCGCAGCAATCGCCCGCACTTGCCAAGTAAGTCGGCCGACAGTGTATGACATTCTGTCTAGCTGA